The Spirochaeta isovalerica genome includes a window with the following:
- a CDS encoding GntR family transcriptional regulator: MASDKKPLYEIIYRQYKIKILSGELPPGTRLPTEMEIAGEFKVSRITVTRALKELELEKFIRRVKGSGSYVTEKEWQSASDSSSSPSGNKNGLNFISLILPFDEEFSTIFLKGIEDEAKKKGFLVTFHNTAEDSDQEVEIIEDVLSKGSRGLIIYPFSETSNLHMYSSLLIRKFPFVLIDRKIPGIETSIVSVDNKKGFEEITSHLIEQGHRKIVFVGSWVNRISSEQERYNGFCQAHINHGVPLMKKNLYSFSDAEAIPDGYRENLDKDIRKIHYLLDILEKYPAEERPTAIAAVNDLIARLIMTTAQERGIAIPSFYSLTGFDNLPYAAHLPIPLTTVEQPAYEIGKQAAEILFRAIDRQENQPVSCTIPPHLIIRESTDCVV; this comes from the coding sequence ATGGCATCGGACAAAAAACCGCTTTACGAAATCATATACAGACAATATAAGATAAAAATTCTTTCCGGAGAATTGCCGCCCGGCACACGGCTGCCGACTGAAATGGAGATCGCCGGCGAATTCAAAGTCAGCCGCATTACTGTTACAAGAGCCCTCAAAGAGCTGGAACTGGAGAAGTTCATAAGGCGGGTCAAAGGAAGCGGCAGCTATGTCACCGAAAAGGAGTGGCAGAGCGCATCAGATTCCAGTTCCTCCCCTTCGGGAAATAAAAACGGCTTGAATTTCATTTCTCTCATACTTCCCTTTGATGAAGAATTTTCAACCATATTTCTCAAAGGGATAGAGGACGAAGCGAAAAAGAAAGGTTTTCTGGTTACGTTCCACAATACGGCTGAAGATTCAGATCAGGAAGTGGAGATCATTGAAGATGTTCTCTCGAAGGGATCCCGGGGGTTGATAATCTACCCTTTCTCCGAAACCTCCAACCTCCATATGTACAGCAGCCTGCTTATAAGAAAGTTTCCCTTTGTTCTCATCGACCGCAAAATCCCGGGAATCGAAACATCGATTGTTTCGGTTGACAACAAAAAGGGGTTTGAGGAAATCACATCCCATCTCATAGAGCAGGGGCACAGGAAAATAGTCTTCGTCGGGAGCTGGGTGAACAGGATCTCTTCGGAACAGGAGAGATACAACGGCTTCTGCCAGGCCCATATCAACCACGGCGTCCCCCTGATGAAGAAGAATCTCTACTCATTCAGCGATGCCGAAGCCATCCCCGATGGCTACAGAGAAAATCTGGATAAGGATATAAGAAAGATCCATTACCTTCTGGACATCCTGGAAAAATATCCGGCAGAGGAACGGCCGACGGCCATTGCAGCGGTTAACGATCTGATCGCCCGGCTGATTATGACGACGGCCCAGGAAAGGGGCATAGCCATTCCCTCGTTCTACTCTCTGACAGGATTTGATAATCTGCCCTACGCGGCTCATCTCCCTATTCCTCTGACGACAGTGGAGCAGCCAGCCTATGAGATCGGCAAACAAGCCGCGGAAATCCTTTTCCGCGCAATAGACCGGCAGGAGAACCAGCCGGTATCGTGTACCATACCACCGCATCTGATCATCAGGGAATCGACGGATTGCGTGGTGTAG
- a CDS encoding alpha-mannosidase yields the protein MNVMKRVQKQIDRTVGGFILRGAVTEEPVPFSEREGLVYKEYKVGDSWGKLFDCAWFHLTGKVDPAPGEPVFLKLDMNCEALLYDREGNPLKGFTNGSSVFGFMGYLGDPGKYYYPLENFTDGQGNVELWIDAGMNDLFGNVKKKGRIEIVEMVTRDMNMRALYYDLKVLRDLKIGSMKLDREAFRIYRKGLMKVRAIINRQKPGWVSEALELTEELLKTPSKLDHQISSIGHAHLDLAWLWPIRETWRKGARTFANVLRLMEDYPDFKFGASQPQLYQWVKDQHPGLYEEVKQRVAEGRWEVQGGMWVEADTNVSGEEALVRQMLYGIRFFQKEFGIRVDSLWLPDVFGYSGNMPQIIKKSGLDNFMTIKISWNDTNKFPHHTFNWQGIDGSEVFAHMPPEGEYNSPANVYFLLKSARNYREKHIDNRTLNLFGVGDGGGGPAASHVERIRRLNGTAPMPRVKMEFARDFFSRLSMIKEKFPSYRGELYLEKHRGTYTSQGWVKYYNRRMEQKLKTLETLLVQTGRYGEFKEEVRAIWKEVLLYQFHDILPGSSIKRVYKECLERYEALDKQTDEIFRHVTGQSPLSSEETVSLKELSAYNPLPVPLRAQRFTGQEYQELHLSPLSSTVRDAGSWKREASENNRMLENDRILVKFNRRGAIASIRDKKSGRKVLRGTANRLTVYSDIANAWDIFRFYRLLPKRHMKLIESRAFRYGPVREIVQRYVYGRSRMTQIIRLRDGESRLDFELHGDWQNNKKMVRTAFPLNLKTDVAVFDIQFGSLKRSARNKTKIERAQYEMCGHNWVDMNDGERGAALFTDSKYGFRTKNNTLDLNLIKSTNYPAKRGDLGLHDIRYAFFVHDGDHLAAKVDEKAMEFNTWIPFGKSSLDCGQPLFELDSEAITYSALKESEDSDALILRLYERNGREERVMLKINRSVESLYETNMVEENPVKICDGNRADLSFGPFEVKTIQILLKGSRSSEEKPL from the coding sequence ATGAATGTTATGAAAAGAGTTCAAAAACAGATAGATAGGACTGTCGGCGGTTTTATCTTACGCGGCGCCGTAACGGAAGAACCGGTTCCCTTCTCTGAACGGGAAGGCCTGGTTTACAAAGAATATAAAGTCGGAGATTCCTGGGGAAAGCTTTTTGACTGCGCCTGGTTTCACCTGACCGGGAAAGTTGACCCGGCCCCGGGCGAGCCGGTTTTCCTGAAGCTGGATATGAACTGCGAAGCTCTTCTCTATGACAGGGAGGGGAATCCCCTGAAAGGTTTTACCAACGGCAGCTCTGTTTTCGGTTTTATGGGCTATCTGGGAGATCCGGGAAAGTACTATTACCCCCTTGAGAATTTTACCGACGGACAGGGGAATGTGGAGCTCTGGATCGATGCGGGAATGAACGACCTCTTCGGGAACGTAAAGAAAAAAGGCCGTATTGAGATCGTCGAAATGGTAACCCGTGATATGAACATGAGAGCCCTCTATTACGATCTGAAGGTTCTTCGGGACCTGAAGATAGGGTCGATGAAACTGGACCGCGAGGCGTTCCGGATTTACAGAAAAGGACTGATGAAAGTCCGGGCCATTATCAACAGACAGAAACCCGGCTGGGTGTCCGAAGCGCTAGAGCTTACGGAAGAACTGTTGAAGACCCCTTCGAAACTGGATCATCAGATCAGTTCGATCGGCCATGCCCATCTGGATCTCGCCTGGCTGTGGCCTATCCGGGAAACCTGGAGAAAGGGCGCCCGAACCTTTGCCAATGTCCTGAGGCTGATGGAGGATTACCCCGACTTCAAATTCGGAGCCAGCCAGCCCCAGCTCTATCAGTGGGTGAAGGATCAGCATCCCGGGCTTTATGAAGAGGTAAAGCAAAGAGTGGCCGAGGGCCGCTGGGAAGTCCAGGGGGGAATGTGGGTCGAAGCCGATACCAATGTTTCGGGAGAGGAAGCTCTGGTCCGCCAGATGCTCTATGGAATCCGCTTCTTTCAGAAGGAGTTCGGCATCCGGGTCGACAGTCTCTGGCTCCCCGATGTCTTCGGCTATTCGGGGAATATGCCCCAGATCATAAAAAAGTCCGGTCTCGATAATTTCATGACCATTAAAATCTCCTGGAACGATACGAACAAATTTCCCCACCATACCTTCAACTGGCAGGGAATTGACGGTTCGGAAGTTTTTGCCCATATGCCGCCCGAAGGGGAGTATAACAGCCCGGCCAATGTCTATTTTCTACTGAAATCGGCCAGAAATTACCGGGAAAAACACATTGACAACAGAACGCTGAATCTCTTCGGCGTCGGAGACGGCGGCGGCGGTCCAGCGGCCTCTCATGTGGAGAGAATCAGAAGGCTGAACGGCACTGCGCCTATGCCCCGGGTAAAAATGGAGTTCGCAAGAGATTTCTTTTCCAGGCTATCGATGATAAAAGAGAAATTCCCCTCTTACCGGGGCGAACTGTATCTGGAGAAGCACAGGGGAACCTATACTTCTCAGGGGTGGGTGAAGTATTACAACCGCCGCATGGAACAGAAGCTCAAAACTCTGGAAACTCTGCTGGTTCAGACCGGACGGTACGGAGAATTCAAAGAGGAGGTCCGCGCTATCTGGAAAGAAGTTCTGCTCTATCAGTTTCACGATATCCTACCGGGATCTTCGATTAAACGGGTGTACAAGGAGTGTCTGGAGCGGTATGAAGCTCTGGATAAACAAACTGATGAGATATTCCGTCATGTAACAGGACAGTCTCCTCTTTCTTCAGAAGAAACAGTCTCATTGAAAGAGTTGTCGGCCTACAATCCCCTTCCTGTTCCTCTCCGGGCTCAGCGCTTCACGGGACAGGAGTATCAGGAACTCCATCTGTCTCCCTTATCCTCTACGGTAAGAGACGCCGGTTCCTGGAAAAGAGAAGCTTCTGAAAATAACCGGATGCTGGAAAACGATCGGATCCTGGTGAAATTCAATCGCCGCGGAGCCATCGCTTCCATCAGAGACAAAAAAAGCGGGCGCAAAGTACTGCGGGGAACAGCAAACCGCTTAACCGTCTATTCGGATATCGCCAATGCCTGGGACATCTTCCGCTTTTACCGCCTGCTGCCCAAACGCCATATGAAGCTGATCGAAAGCAGGGCTTTCCGGTACGGACCGGTGCGGGAAATCGTACAGCGCTACGTATACGGCAGAAGCCGGATGACTCAGATCATCAGGCTCCGTGATGGCGAAAGCCGTCTCGATTTTGAACTCCACGGAGACTGGCAGAACAATAAGAAAATGGTCCGGACCGCTTTTCCTCTCAACCTGAAAACCGATGTGGCTGTCTTCGATATTCAGTTCGGATCGCTTAAGAGATCGGCGCGGAATAAAACGAAGATCGAGCGGGCCCAGTACGAAATGTGCGGACACAACTGGGTCGATATGAATGACGGAGAAAGGGGGGCGGCGCTGTTCACCGACAGCAAATACGGTTTCAGAACCAAAAACAACACATTGGATCTCAACCTGATTAAATCGACCAATTACCCGGCTAAACGGGGGGATCTGGGGCTGCATGATATCAGATATGCCTTTTTTGTCCACGATGGCGATCACCTCGCTGCAAAGGTTGATGAAAAAGCTATGGAATTCAATACCTGGATACCCTTCGGGAAGAGCTCTCTGGATTGCGGTCAGCCCCTCTTCGAGCTGGACAGCGAAGCTATCACCTACTCAGCGTTGAAAGAGAGTGAAGACAGCGATGCCCTGATCCTCCGTCTCTATGAGCGCAATGGCCGGGAAGAAAGGGTCATGCTGAAAATCAACCGCTCAGTTGAAAGCCTGTATGAGACCAATATGGTTGAAGAGAACCCGGTAAAAATCTGTGATGGCAATAGGGCCGATCTCTCATTCGGACCTTTTGAAGTTAAAACGATTCAGATTCTGTTAAAGGGCAGCCGCTCTTCAGAGGAGAAACCGCTCTGA
- a CDS encoding ROK family protein, with amino-acid sequence MGDFSFAADMGGTRIKLGLVSQGRILARKVLPSESHRPVEWQMKRIKDEWLALCRERGLVIHGSRGAGIAFPAIIDRHENKPTDYYGKFPGSTDFDFSRWADEELSCSIVLENDARCALLGESRYGAGKDTANLALFTLGTGIGSAIMENSKLTGGERGNSGNLLGHRPSGGEGIPCVCGRKDCAEARTSLKILNERIRSRSDYGTSRLSRYETVDYRILFDCRREGDAPAREISNSVMEIWADAMIPALEEFQAERVIIGGGIMASGDIILPYVQERLKKVNPSIVCRAALCGDDAGLLGAAELLTIGDCNG; translated from the coding sequence ATGGGAGATTTTTCCTTCGCCGCCGATATGGGCGGCACCCGGATCAAGCTCGGACTGGTTTCGCAGGGGAGGATCCTGGCGCGAAAAGTTCTGCCGTCTGAATCGCACAGACCGGTTGAATGGCAGATGAAAAGGATTAAAGATGAGTGGCTGGCTCTCTGCCGGGAAAGAGGGCTCGTTATTCATGGTTCCCGTGGAGCGGGAATCGCTTTTCCGGCGATCATCGACCGGCATGAGAACAAACCGACCGATTATTACGGGAAGTTTCCAGGCTCCACGGACTTTGACTTTTCCCGATGGGCCGATGAGGAATTATCCTGTTCCATCGTTCTGGAAAATGATGCCCGATGCGCCCTTCTGGGAGAGAGCCGCTACGGCGCCGGAAAAGATACAGCCAATCTGGCTTTGTTCACCCTCGGTACGGGCATTGGCTCGGCCATCATGGAGAACTCCAAACTGACCGGCGGCGAACGGGGAAACTCGGGAAATCTGCTGGGCCATCGCCCTTCGGGGGGTGAGGGCATTCCCTGTGTCTGCGGCCGTAAGGACTGCGCCGAAGCCCGAACCTCTTTAAAGATTTTAAATGAGAGAATCAGGAGCCGTTCCGATTACGGGACCAGCCGGCTGAGCCGTTATGAGACGGTTGATTACCGGATTCTCTTCGACTGCCGGAGAGAGGGCGATGCCCCGGCCCGGGAGATCAGCAATTCGGTTATGGAAATCTGGGCGGACGCCATGATTCCCGCGCTGGAGGAATTTCAGGCCGAGAGAGTGATCATCGGAGGGGGGATCATGGCCAGCGGCGATATCATCCTGCCCTATGTTCAAGAGCGTCTGAAGAAGGTCAATCCTTCGATAGTCTGCAGAGCCGCGCTCTGCGGCGATGATGCTGGACTGCTCGGAGCGGCGGAACTGTTAACCATAGGAGATTGTAATGGATAA
- a CDS encoding class I mannose-6-phosphate isomerase: MDKRGKGRFDLTPGIAVDGFEKDICRGFDEIYRKIQESVDHLAKDKTTVVVEYYPGVHRELGEQLRRGLGAEHFFLSDEIYIPLDQAESKISRDLTQDRVRGVMSTYRLEEFADGEKLAALRGEAAAVSEGLVLICGVGAYLIAEPDILIYAELTRWEIQKRYRRKELANLFGDNYGEDFLRMYKRAFFFDWRMGDRKKRELYHKADFFLDANRPDAPVLIPARAAEAALDLCVSRPFRLVPYYDAGPWGGQWMKEQFGLDKDSDNFAWSFDGVPEENSLIFRFGDAAYEMPAINVVHMRPTELLGAKTEARFGAEFPIRFDMLDTMGGGNLSLQVHPTTDFIRESYGMSYTQDESYYILEAEDDASVYLGVKEGTELSELIGALRESQSTGREFDAEKYINRFPAGKHDHFMIPGGTIHCSGKNTMVLEISATPYIFTFKLWDWNRNGLDGRPRPVHIDEGEQVIDMTRDRDRILSDGFINPLEPVAEGQGWREERTGLHELEFIETRRHWFTGTVPHDTEGTVHVLNLVQGDEVIVESPSGAFDPMRIHYAETFIVPAGAGEYTIRPAAGRPAQEFATIKAFVRGTRRNRREEK, from the coding sequence ATGGATAAGAGGGGAAAGGGGAGATTCGACCTGACTCCCGGGATAGCTGTGGACGGTTTTGAAAAGGATATCTGTCGCGGTTTTGATGAGATTTATAGAAAGATACAGGAGTCTGTTGATCATCTTGCTAAAGATAAGACCACAGTTGTCGTGGAATATTATCCCGGTGTTCACAGGGAATTGGGAGAACAGCTCCGCCGGGGACTGGGAGCGGAGCATTTTTTCCTGTCCGATGAGATCTATATCCCCCTGGATCAGGCCGAAAGCAAAATCAGCCGCGATTTGACTCAGGACAGGGTCCGCGGCGTCATGAGCACCTACCGTCTGGAAGAATTTGCCGATGGGGAAAAGCTGGCGGCCCTCCGCGGCGAAGCGGCAGCTGTTTCCGAAGGCCTCGTGCTCATCTGCGGTGTCGGGGCTTATCTCATCGCCGAACCGGACATTCTTATTTACGCCGAGCTGACGCGCTGGGAGATCCAGAAGCGTTACCGCCGCAAAGAGCTGGCCAACCTCTTCGGTGATAATTACGGCGAGGATTTTCTGCGGATGTACAAGAGGGCCTTTTTCTTCGACTGGAGAATGGGCGACCGCAAAAAAAGAGAGCTCTATCATAAGGCGGACTTCTTTCTCGATGCGAACAGGCCTGACGCGCCGGTTCTGATTCCGGCCCGGGCCGCAGAAGCCGCTCTGGATTTATGTGTCTCCCGGCCTTTCCGACTCGTGCCCTATTACGATGCGGGTCCCTGGGGCGGACAGTGGATGAAAGAGCAATTCGGCCTCGATAAGGATTCGGACAATTTCGCCTGGAGTTTCGACGGCGTTCCCGAAGAGAACAGCCTCATATTCCGCTTCGGCGATGCGGCTTATGAGATGCCCGCCATCAATGTTGTTCATATGAGACCCACGGAACTGCTGGGGGCGAAGACGGAAGCCCGTTTCGGAGCGGAGTTCCCCATCCGCTTCGATATGCTCGATACGATGGGAGGGGGGAATCTCAGTCTTCAGGTCCACCCGACAACAGATTTTATCCGCGAATCCTACGGCATGAGTTATACCCAGGATGAGAGTTACTACATCCTTGAAGCGGAGGATGACGCTTCGGTCTACCTTGGCGTGAAAGAGGGAACCGAACTGTCCGAACTGATCGGAGCACTCAGGGAGAGCCAGAGCACGGGAAGAGAATTCGATGCGGAAAAATACATCAACAGGTTCCCGGCGGGAAAGCACGATCACTTCATGATCCCCGGGGGAACCATTCACTGCTCGGGGAAAAACACCATGGTTCTCGAAATATCGGCGACGCCCTATATCTTTACGTTCAAGCTCTGGGACTGGAACCGCAACGGCCTTGACGGCCGGCCCCGTCCCGTTCATATCGACGAGGGGGAACAGGTCATCGATATGACCCGCGACCGTGACAGGATACTTTCCGACGGGTTTATCAATCCTCTGGAACCGGTTGCCGAAGGACAGGGATGGCGGGAGGAGAGAACGGGACTCCATGAGCTGGAATTTATTGAAACAAGGCGCCACTGGTTTACCGGTACGGTTCCCCACGACACGGAAGGCACGGTTCATGTTCTCAACCTGGTTCAGGGCGACGAAGTGATTGTAGAAAGTCCTTCCGGCGCCTTTGACCCGATGCGCATTCACTATGCCGAGACATTTATCGTTCCCGCCGGTGCCGGAGAATACACCATTCGCCCCGCTGCTGGCCGGCCGGCGCAAGAGTTCGCCACAATCAAGGCTTTTGTAAGAGGCACGAGACGGAACAGGAGAGAAGAGAAATGA
- a CDS encoding glycoside hydrolase family 38 C-terminal domain-containing protein has protein sequence MEKKKEIFLIPYSHLDTQWRWEYPTTINKYIKNTLDESIEMFRKYPDHHFNFTGAIRYQMMKEYFPEEFEEVKKLVGEERWHLAGTCLDETDALVPASESMIRNILYGDKWQMKEFGRSSRDYMIPDCFGFPGNMPTLLAHCGIRGFSSQKLTWGSSVGIPFEIGMWKGPDGSEIVSALNPCRYDAHLELPLYINPSRLARLTRLGKKNGIWKSFQYYGVGDIGGAPTEGSIRRALASIRHYARKAKGLVVRQGAADQFFNEVTDEEKRRMDRYEGDFLLTNHSAGTITSAAIMKRWNRKNEQLAFAAEAAALSAMVNAGLPYPEEKIESAWRLVIGNQMHDILPGTSTPTAYEFSHNDEVIALKTWSHILDDSAEAIAPLVKGEGNILFFNPLVQSRREPVDLEMDLSEDPVEGRVVLESGTGETYPGELKKVGERRYALSFIPELPPSSWTRFSLRSPGLKDQVAVDDPVTLERNGAGFVLENGRYRVSLSMKGALSSVFCKEADRELLGKPLAYEFQKERPMKFPAWNMDWRDRKKAPFCRIEEGSEIHVLEHSSLRVTLQVVTNYQSSQFFREISLSAGSDLVEITERINWRETGCTFKVAFTAALEEPEFTCNWETSRIKRDVNHKKIFEVPSRQWADLSGKKHGFSIIEDSKYGWDRPEANTIRMTLLYTPALRYTNGFWDQKTHDWGEHTIRYGIYGHGGDWRGTDRVARAFNQPVRSFLVEGKDGADKADIGSLLQLSSHQFGVMAVKKSESDDAILVRLYEREGRYGRAALSFSHAVSRVVEVNGLEEPIEAVGFKGNSFEVAMGASSVKAFVVTLKDTAGITEIHSTPIPLEWDDRLIGGNGEDSGALFPEEITPDRISAGTVEFYLNRGDGDNAMSFRGQTIKLPEGYNSLSLLAGAERDTHVSFKWLDSQGNLLSEENRTIPAMTGYEGQWDRRIWKREPKHHLKHRRDYAWLNKCTGVEPGFINRDRLEWFASHTHDRGADKTYRYGYLHNVTMAIPDGAASLLLPERDKTWILAAAASKRPVMVKSIQKLSDKFDF, from the coding sequence ATGGAAAAGAAAAAGGAAATCTTTCTGATTCCCTATTCCCATCTGGATACTCAATGGCGATGGGAATATCCTACGACGATTAATAAGTATATAAAGAACACTCTGGACGAAAGCATAGAGATGTTCAGAAAATATCCCGATCACCATTTTAACTTCACCGGAGCCATCCGGTATCAGATGATGAAGGAGTATTTCCCCGAAGAGTTCGAAGAGGTCAAGAAACTCGTTGGGGAAGAGCGGTGGCACCTGGCCGGCACCTGCCTCGATGAGACCGACGCCCTGGTTCCTGCTTCGGAATCGATGATCAGAAATATCCTCTACGGCGATAAGTGGCAGATGAAGGAATTCGGCCGGAGCAGCCGCGACTATATGATTCCCGACTGCTTCGGATTTCCCGGCAACATGCCTACGCTTCTGGCCCATTGCGGAATCCGGGGATTTTCCAGCCAGAAGCTGACCTGGGGGTCCTCAGTGGGAATCCCCTTTGAAATCGGTATGTGGAAAGGCCCGGACGGCAGCGAGATCGTCAGCGCTCTCAACCCCTGCCGATACGACGCTCATCTGGAACTCCCACTCTATATCAATCCCTCCAGGCTGGCGCGATTAACCCGGCTGGGCAAAAAGAACGGTATCTGGAAATCCTTTCAATATTACGGCGTCGGCGATATCGGTGGGGCCCCAACGGAGGGGTCGATCCGGAGAGCGCTGGCGAGCATCCGCCATTACGCCCGAAAAGCGAAAGGACTTGTCGTCCGGCAGGGCGCGGCCGATCAGTTTTTCAATGAAGTCACTGACGAGGAAAAAAGGCGGATGGACCGCTATGAAGGGGATTTCCTTCTGACCAACCACAGCGCGGGAACCATTACCTCCGCGGCGATCATGAAGCGCTGGAACAGGAAAAACGAACAGCTCGCTTTTGCGGCGGAAGCGGCGGCTCTTTCGGCGATGGTTAACGCCGGACTTCCCTATCCGGAAGAGAAGATCGAATCGGCCTGGAGGCTGGTCATCGGAAATCAGATGCACGACATTCTTCCCGGCACATCGACTCCGACAGCCTATGAGTTCTCTCACAACGATGAAGTGATCGCCCTTAAAACCTGGAGCCATATCCTCGACGATTCGGCGGAAGCCATAGCGCCCCTTGTCAAAGGAGAGGGGAATATCCTTTTCTTCAATCCGCTGGTTCAAAGCAGACGGGAACCTGTCGATCTGGAGATGGACCTCTCTGAAGATCCTGTAGAGGGTCGGGTCGTTCTGGAAAGCGGAACAGGAGAGACCTATCCCGGAGAATTGAAGAAAGTCGGTGAAAGGCGTTACGCCCTGTCCTTTATTCCGGAACTCCCTCCATCGAGCTGGACGCGATTCTCCCTTCGCTCGCCGGGCCTGAAGGATCAGGTCGCCGTGGACGATCCCGTTACCCTGGAGAGGAATGGGGCTGGATTTGTTCTGGAGAACGGCCGGTACCGTGTGTCTTTATCAATGAAAGGCGCTCTTTCCTCTGTTTTCTGCAAAGAAGCGGATAGAGAGCTGCTCGGGAAACCTCTGGCCTATGAATTTCAGAAAGAGAGGCCGATGAAATTCCCGGCCTGGAATATGGATTGGCGTGACAGAAAGAAAGCTCCCTTCTGCAGAATTGAAGAGGGGAGCGAAATCCATGTACTTGAACACTCTTCCCTTCGCGTAACCCTGCAGGTCGTGACAAATTATCAGTCTTCGCAGTTCTTCCGGGAGATCAGCCTCTCCGCCGGTTCCGATCTGGTCGAGATCACGGAGAGAATTAATTGGCGTGAGACCGGTTGTACTTTCAAAGTGGCCTTTACTGCGGCATTGGAGGAACCGGAGTTCACCTGTAACTGGGAAACTTCCCGCATTAAGAGGGATGTAAATCACAAAAAGATTTTTGAAGTCCCCTCGCGGCAGTGGGCCGATCTCAGCGGGAAAAAACATGGATTTTCCATTATCGAGGATTCAAAGTACGGATGGGACCGTCCCGAGGCGAATACCATCAGGATGACGCTCCTTTATACACCGGCTCTCCGTTATACCAATGGTTTCTGGGATCAGAAGACTCACGACTGGGGTGAACACACCATTCGGTACGGCATTTACGGTCACGGCGGTGACTGGAGGGGGACCGATCGCGTGGCCAGAGCGTTTAATCAGCCCGTTCGGTCTTTTCTGGTAGAGGGGAAGGATGGAGCGGATAAAGCGGATATCGGTTCTCTGCTGCAGCTGAGTTCCCATCAGTTCGGCGTCATGGCAGTTAAAAAGAGCGAGAGCGATGATGCGATTCTTGTCCGTCTTTATGAAAGAGAAGGCCGCTACGGCCGGGCTGCGCTATCCTTTTCCCATGCCGTCAGCCGCGTCGTTGAAGTCAACGGCCTCGAGGAACCCATTGAAGCCGTCGGGTTTAAGGGGAACAGTTTTGAGGTTGCCATGGGAGCCAGCAGCGTCAAGGCTTTTGTCGTCACGCTGAAAGATACAGCGGGCATAACAGAAATTCATAGCACGCCGATTCCTCTTGAATGGGACGACCGTCTGATCGGAGGGAACGGTGAGGATTCGGGAGCTCTCTTTCCCGAAGAGATTACGCCTGACAGAATTTCCGCCGGAACCGTGGAATTTTATCTGAACAGGGGAGATGGGGACAATGCCATGAGCTTCCGGGGGCAGACAATCAAACTTCCCGAAGGGTACAACAGCCTGTCTCTGCTGGCCGGAGCCGAAAGGGATACCCATGTGTCCTTCAAGTGGCTGGACAGTCAAGGAAATCTTCTGAGTGAAGAGAACCGCACCATTCCGGCGATGACCGGATATGAGGGCCAATGGGACAGGAGAATCTGGAAGAGAGAACCGAAGCACCATCTGAAGCACCGCAGAGACTACGCCTGGCTGAACAAATGCACCGGCGTTGAACCGGGATTTATCAACCGCGACCGCCTCGAATGGTTCGCCTCTCACACCCATGACCGGGGGGCCGATAAAACCTATCGATACGGGTATCTTCACAATGTGACCATGGCCATTCCCGATGGGGCCGCTTCTCTGCTTCTTCCCGAAAGGGATAAGACCTGGATTCTGGCTGCTGCGGCATCGAAGCGCCCTGTAATGGTAAAAAGCATTCAGAAGCTTTCGGACAAGTTTGACTTTTAG